Proteins encoded by one window of Arachis ipaensis cultivar K30076 chromosome B04, Araip1.1, whole genome shotgun sequence:
- the LOC107639237 gene encoding probable inorganic phosphate transporter 1-9 produces the protein MARKKLKVLSALDTAKTQYYHFKAIIVAGMGLFTDAYDLFSITLITKMIGRVYYDDRARNRQYVTPPVIVSALVAVALLGTAIGQVVFGRLGDLKGRRRVYGLALLLMVFGSLGSGFSICIKRTCVLLSLGLFRFLLGLGIGGDYPLSSTIMSEFANKKTRGSFIAAVFSMQGFGILASATVTIVVSSIFRHAPGAKEKQHTAAAADFAWRLILMLGSVPAALTYYWRMMMPETARYTALVENNVMQAAKDMEKVMDISITQIIEETSPPSSVSSHSGYSLFSKEFFRRHGRDLFACSFNWFLVDIVFYSSNLFQSHIYRIKLKDKQNLDVYQEAIDTAKLQAIIAVCSTIPGYFFSVYFIDRVGRVKIQMMGFFFMALAFFAMGVPYYSYWTTDDENKPRDNGFLVLYGVAFFFANFGPNTTTFIVPAELFPARFRSTCHGISGAVGKMGAIIGSVGFLWASRDQKERDQDGVHVVGIGMVASLCMLGGVCLVGVVTTFLFTKETMGRSLEENECESEEIT, from the exons ATGGCGAGAAAGAAGTTGAAGGTGCTTTCAGCTCTCGACACGGCAAAGACACAATACTATCACTTCAAGGCCATTATAGTTGCTGGGATGGGTCTCTTCACGGATGCCTACGACCTCTTCTCCATCACCCTTATCACCAAGATGATCGGAAGGGTCTACTACGACGACCGTGCCAGAAACAGGCAATATGTAACCCCGCCGGTGATTGTGTCTGCCTTGGTGGCCGTTGCCCTACTAGGAACGGCCATCGGGCAAGTTGTGTTTGGTAGACTCGGCGACCTTAAAGGTCGTCGCCGGGTCTACGGGCTTGCTTTGTTGCTAATGGTGTTTGGCTCCTTGGGCAGTGGTTTCTCCATTTGTATCAAAAGAACATGCGTTCTCCTCAGTCTAGGTCTCTTCag GTTCTTGCTGGGGCTAGGGATTGGAGGAGACTACCCTCTTTCATCAACAATCATGTCTGAATTTGCCAACAAAAAGACAAGAGGCTCTTTTATAGCGGCGGTTTTCTCCATGCAAGGTTTCGGCATATTAGCAAGCGCCACCGTCACCATAGTGGTGTCTTCCATATTCCGCCACGCCCCCGGTGCTAAGGAAAAACAACACACGGCGGCAGCGGCCGACTTCGCATGGAGGTTGATCCTCATGCTGGGGTCAGTCCCGGCGGCGTTGACTTACTACTGGCGAATGATGATGCCCGAAACTGCCAG GTACACAGCATTAGTGGAAAATAATGTGATGCAAGCAGCAAAGGACATGGAAAAAGTGATGGATATCTCCATCACCCAGATTATCGAAGAAACTTCACCACCTTCATCAGTCTCATCACATTCTGGCTACTCACTCTTTTCCAAGGAATTCTTTCGTCGACATGGCCGCGACCTCTTTGCGTGTTCCTTCAACTGGTTTCTAGTGGACATTGTGTTCTACAGCAGCAACCTCTTCCAATCTCATATATACAGAATCAAACTCAAAGACAAACAAAATCTTGACGTGTATCAAGAAGCCATTGATACCGCTAAGCTCCAAGCAATCATTGCTGTTTGTTCCACCATCCCCGGCTACTTCTTCTCGGTGTATTTCATCGACCGTGTCGGAAGAGTTAAGATCCAAATGATGGGTTTCTTTTTCATGGCATTGGCGTTTTTCGCTATGGGAGTTCCTTATTATTCATATTGGACCACTGATGATGAAAACAAGCCTAGGGATAACGGTTTCTTGGTCCTCTATGGGGTCGCATTCTTCTTTGCCAATTTCGGACCCAACACGACGACTTTTATCGTCCCGGCCGAGCTTTTTCCGGCTAGGTTTAGGTCGACGTGCCATGGAATTTCTGGAGCAGTTGGCAAGATGGGTGCAATCATTGGATCAGTAGGATTTCTTTGGGCTTCTCGCGACCAGAAGGAGCGAGATCAAGATGGGGTTCATGTGGTTGGAATTGGAATGGTGGCTTCTTTGTGCATGCTTGGAGGGGTTTGCTTGGTGGGCGTGGTTACCACCTTTTTGTTTACCAAGGAAACCATGGGAAGGTCCTTGGAAGAGAATGAGTGTGAGTCTGAAGAGATTACATAA